Proteins from one Halopseudomonas pelagia genomic window:
- a CDS encoding phospholipase D family protein, translating into MRLKKYLLVGSISALLIGLTACATPLPEHDVSPSYAIDVPAHGLLSTYMRQQPVDDLKKSGFYMLDRGVDALSARLQLIDMTETTLDLQYYIYSGDVTGGLIAERILAAADRGVRVRILLDDIGNSMSDKAVATLDRHTNIELRLFNPVSMRNKWFKLPSKIVEFGRINNRMHNKLMVADNLAMITGGRNIGDEYYTLSERDFQDIDLLGIGPISQEASESFDAFWNSPLSIPASVVYENAKQGTLNRMRKGLASHRERQAQKPYIQAMEGSSFSKSLIEGRLKLYWGHSDWLADPPSKADAHSPNSEDPYLARILGNHLLDVHSEVLMKSAYFIPGQRGVEALTGVVAQGADVSVLTNSLATTDVLAVHSSYAPYRVPLLKGGVKLWELQPMAAKQSRPNTFISESVASLHAKSFVFDRYKLFIGSINIDPRSIELNTEAGVMVYQKELSEKLAELFQRWTEDDYAFELRLGQGDRLEWHTKDQTWTSEPEAGRTRRFMSWMLDWLPIEDQL; encoded by the coding sequence ATGCGCCTAAAAAAATACCTTCTGGTTGGTAGTATTTCTGCACTGTTGATTGGTTTGACCGCTTGCGCAACCCCACTGCCCGAACACGATGTCTCCCCGAGTTATGCGATAGATGTGCCGGCCCATGGGTTGCTGAGCACCTATATGCGTCAACAACCGGTAGATGATCTGAAAAAATCCGGGTTCTACATGCTGGATCGCGGCGTGGACGCGTTGTCTGCGCGCCTGCAACTGATCGACATGACCGAGACCACCCTTGATCTGCAGTATTACATCTACAGCGGTGACGTCACTGGCGGGTTGATCGCGGAGCGGATACTCGCGGCGGCAGACCGGGGCGTACGCGTGCGCATACTACTGGATGACATCGGCAACAGCATGTCCGACAAGGCCGTGGCGACGCTCGACCGGCATACCAACATTGAACTGCGGTTGTTCAATCCGGTGAGTATGCGCAACAAGTGGTTCAAGTTGCCGAGTAAAATCGTTGAATTTGGCCGCATCAACAATCGTATGCATAACAAACTGATGGTCGCCGATAATCTGGCGATGATCACCGGTGGCCGTAACATCGGCGATGAGTATTACACGCTCAGCGAGCGGGATTTTCAGGATATAGATCTGCTGGGGATCGGTCCGATCAGTCAGGAGGCCTCAGAGAGCTTTGACGCTTTCTGGAATAGCCCGCTGTCGATTCCTGCCAGCGTGGTCTACGAGAATGCCAAGCAGGGTACTTTGAACCGTATGCGCAAGGGCTTGGCTTCACATCGCGAGCGCCAGGCACAGAAACCCTACATTCAAGCAATGGAGGGCTCCTCGTTCAGCAAGTCGCTGATTGAAGGGCGCCTGAAGCTGTACTGGGGCCACTCCGACTGGCTGGCGGATCCGCCGTCCAAGGCTGATGCTCACTCCCCGAACAGCGAAGATCCCTATCTGGCCCGTATTCTGGGAAATCACCTGCTGGACGTGCATTCCGAAGTCCTGATGAAGTCCGCTTATTTCATTCCCGGTCAACGGGGCGTTGAGGCGCTGACCGGCGTAGTAGCGCAGGGAGCTGATGTGTCGGTACTGACCAACTCATTGGCGACCACGGATGTTCTGGCAGTGCATAGCAGTTACGCGCCCTACCGAGTGCCTTTGCTCAAGGGCGGCGTCAAATTGTGGGAATTGCAGCCCATGGCAGCCAAGCAGTCGCGCCCCAATACTTTTATCAGTGAATCGGTGGCGAGCTTGCACGCCAAGAGCTTTGTGTTTGATCGCTACAAGCTTTTTATCGGCTCTATCAATATTGATCCGCGCTCCATTGAGCTGAATACGGAAGCTGGGGTGATGGTGTATCAGAAGGAGTTGTCCGAGAAGCTGGCTGAACTGTTCCAGCGCTGGACGGAGGATGATTACGCGTTCGAGCTGCGCCTGGGTCAGGGCGACAGACTTGAATGGCACACCAAGGATCAGACCTGGACCTCAGAGCCTGAGGCAGGACGAACCCGCCGTTTCATGTCCTGGATGCTTGATTGGTTGCCCATCGAGGATCAGTTATAA